Proteins co-encoded in one Hymenobacter swuensis DY53 genomic window:
- the miaA gene encoding tRNA (adenosine(37)-N6)-dimethylallyltransferase MiaA: protein MNLLSELAAVTGPTLLVITGPTAVGKTDLCVHLAQQLGTEIVSADSRQFFRELSIGTAKPTAAEMQGVQHHFINSHSITEDYNAGRFEQDALAVLADLFQRHRVVILTGGSGLYLQAVTEGFDALPAVEPAVREQIKAELEAHGLEPLVEELARLDPVTNARIDRQNPQRVVRALEICRGTGQPFSSFHAAKAANRPFHIIKIALTREREELYQRIDARMDQMLAQGLEAEARALYPYRHHNALQTVGYQELFAYFEGQYDYAEAVRLLKRNSRRYAKRQLTWLRRDAEYQWLAHSAGKWVNA, encoded by the coding sequence ATGAACCTGCTTTCCGAACTTGCCGCCGTTACTGGCCCTACGCTGCTGGTCATTACCGGCCCCACCGCCGTGGGAAAAACCGACCTGTGCGTGCATCTGGCCCAACAGTTGGGTACCGAAATCGTGTCGGCCGACTCGCGGCAGTTTTTCCGGGAGCTGAGTATCGGCACGGCCAAGCCTACGGCGGCGGAAATGCAGGGTGTACAGCACCATTTCATCAACTCCCACAGCATTACGGAGGACTACAACGCCGGCCGCTTCGAGCAGGACGCTCTGGCCGTACTGGCCGACCTGTTTCAGCGCCATCGAGTGGTTATCCTCACGGGCGGCTCCGGGCTGTACCTGCAGGCCGTGACGGAAGGGTTTGACGCGTTGCCTGCGGTGGAGCCGGCCGTGCGCGAGCAAATCAAGGCCGAACTGGAAGCGCACGGACTGGAGCCGCTGGTGGAAGAGTTGGCTCGTCTCGACCCCGTGACCAACGCCCGCATCGACCGGCAAAACCCCCAGCGGGTAGTGCGGGCTCTGGAAATCTGCCGGGGCACGGGGCAGCCGTTCAGCTCCTTCCACGCTGCCAAAGCCGCCAACCGGCCCTTTCATATCATCAAAATTGCCCTGACCCGGGAGCGGGAAGAGCTGTACCAGCGCATTGACGCGCGCATGGACCAGATGCTGGCCCAGGGCCTAGAAGCCGAAGCCCGCGCCCTCTACCCGTACCGCCACCACAATGCCCTTCAGACGGTAGGCTACCAGGAGCTGTTCGCGTACTTCGAGGGCCAGTACGATTATGCTGAGGCCGTCCGTCTGCTCAAGCGCAATTCCCGCCGCTATGCCAAGCGCCAGCTCACTTGGCTCCGCCGCGATGCGGAGTACCAGTGGCTGGCGCATAGTGCGGGAAAGTGGGTAAATGCGTAA
- a CDS encoding PAS domain S-box protein: MSTFPSTSAAVPSHGSSLAPEVYRALFEESFDGLLLYDSTGTLVDCNHRVVHYLGTTRPMLLGTGLMAFALVPEPASPTQLTSELHLREQLMDCGRTGEAKSMRWSGHRSDGLGLEAWATINRLSTGQNPLILLTLRDIVQYVHPTPASSPPLPPEVSANLSNFSRGQFRDVLSRAGMCYLLLDRDARIQDVNEYFSEVTGRPAATLIGRDYFTLFAPQAEQEPRRFAFHRAIEQEQLQDFFERSLLTVSGQGRTFFWHSEFERDATDQINGILFVGRDITDKQVAVRALTDNRNRLQDFLDNAHDLIQNLSVDNRFLFVNKAWKEKLGYEDADLPHLTLSDVVHPYYKAKLLYQLRNLYKGEKVNKLETVFLTKSGKPVHLIGSISCSWQDNEPVSTRAILHDITDRIKAERLQKVYYSIANLAISSKDLHSLYGAIHRELSKIIETNNFYIALCDEARTQLQFAYFVDQNSQGDQSIMARPFSSGVSEYIIRTGRPQYLLREELQELISNGTITAYGLMPEVMLCSPLSIGERIIGVIAVQDYQKADAYAPTDIEILHFISNQVALAIERKRNEVQIQKQNARLNAIFESGSHLMWSVDTHSRLSSFNRNYAAYFLRRNGVYPALNINLWQADVALMEQDAREAFIHNYRKAFQGHPQRFEVRLRDARGLDTWREIYLNPIYLDDGSFEEISGIAHDITDQKRSQLELVAQEEKFRAIFESFQDVYYRTDGRGIITLLSPSVLDMLGYTPEEAIGHYIGDYYLYPLERATLLEEVRRNGEARNFEIAMRHKEGHSVSVLVNARQVPGDGEGGTEGIARDITGLKQMQSDLRRAKEAAEQALEAKTLFLANMSHELRTPMNGIIGMIDLLHQTVSSEEQEEYVDTLRKSSDALMAILNDILDLSKIQAGKLQLSESGIDLHYTLDKIHSLFANRANQKHLTFTYHIASHTPRFIITDETRLLQILSNLTSNAIKFTAQGTVSIVVSSTVTDGEEHLLRFAVQDSGIGISEDNEKLLFTNFTQLDTTPTKAFGGTGLGLAISKQLAELLGGEIGVYSNVGEGSTFWFTMQCRVALNEAEIVQERLTARERPQEVVRFESMPRILLVDDNPINQKVATRLLDKLGCDIVIASDGFEAISRATAPTARYDLIFMDIQMPEMDGVTAMKEIRQRLGAACPPIVAMTAYSMKEDAERFVQQGMDDYVSKPVKSQDLYTILRRWMAGPPLADSLKSTAATPATTEPVLAPAPADCIDLDVVEQLRQLGGGEFAAQLYADFEQEAGEVLAEASALVAAGQYEQILPHLHQLKGTGFTLGIRNVAESAKDLEHELKNGRTETAPESFQQLLGFFAQFKAAYPVLTQAP, translated from the coding sequence ATGTCTACCTTTCCGAGTACATCGGCCGCCGTGCCCTCCCACGGCTCCAGCCTGGCCCCCGAGGTGTACCGGGCCCTGTTCGAAGAGTCCTTCGATGGCCTGTTACTCTATGATTCTACCGGCACGCTCGTCGACTGTAACCACCGCGTGGTGCATTACCTGGGCACTACGCGCCCTATGCTGCTGGGTACGGGCCTGATGGCATTTGCCCTTGTTCCTGAACCAGCCTCCCCTACTCAACTCACCTCTGAGCTGCACCTGCGGGAGCAACTGATGGACTGTGGCCGTACGGGCGAAGCAAAATCCATGCGCTGGAGCGGGCACCGTTCCGATGGACTGGGCTTGGAAGCCTGGGCCACCATCAACCGGCTCAGCACCGGACAAAACCCACTGATCCTGTTGACTCTGCGCGACATTGTGCAGTACGTTCACCCCACTCCGGCTTCCAGCCCTCCGCTCCCCCCTGAAGTTTCTGCCAACCTGAGCAATTTCTCGCGTGGACAGTTCCGCGACGTCCTTAGTCGGGCCGGCATGTGCTATCTGCTGCTGGATCGGGACGCCCGGATTCAGGATGTGAATGAGTATTTCAGCGAAGTGACCGGCCGGCCGGCGGCCACGCTTATTGGGCGCGATTATTTCACCTTGTTCGCGCCCCAGGCCGAGCAGGAGCCACGTCGGTTTGCCTTTCACCGCGCTATTGAGCAAGAACAGCTACAGGATTTCTTTGAACGCTCCCTGCTCACGGTTTCTGGCCAGGGCCGCACGTTCTTCTGGCACTCTGAATTTGAGCGAGACGCCACGGACCAGATTAACGGTATCCTGTTTGTGGGACGGGATATTACGGATAAGCAGGTAGCTGTGCGCGCCCTCACGGATAACCGCAACCGCCTCCAGGACTTCCTCGACAATGCCCACGACCTGATTCAGAACTTGAGCGTGGACAACCGCTTCCTGTTCGTGAACAAGGCCTGGAAGGAGAAGCTGGGCTACGAGGACGCCGACCTGCCCCACCTCACGCTTTCCGACGTGGTGCATCCTTATTACAAGGCCAAGCTACTCTACCAGCTGCGCAACCTGTACAAGGGCGAGAAGGTGAACAAGCTGGAAACCGTGTTCCTGACCAAATCGGGCAAACCGGTTCATTTGATCGGCTCCATTTCGTGCTCCTGGCAGGACAACGAGCCAGTAAGCACCCGCGCCATTCTACATGACATTACGGACCGCATTAAGGCCGAGCGGCTGCAGAAGGTATACTATAGCATTGCCAACCTGGCTATTAGCTCCAAGGATCTGCACTCCCTCTACGGGGCCATTCACCGGGAGCTGAGCAAGATCATCGAAACCAACAATTTCTACATTGCCCTCTGCGACGAGGCCCGTACCCAGCTCCAGTTTGCCTACTTCGTGGACCAGAACTCCCAGGGCGACCAAAGTATTATGGCGCGGCCCTTTTCCTCGGGTGTATCGGAGTACATCATCCGGACGGGCCGGCCGCAGTATCTGCTGCGCGAGGAGTTGCAGGAACTCATCAGCAACGGCACCATTACGGCTTATGGGCTGATGCCGGAGGTGATGCTTTGCTCGCCGCTGAGTATCGGGGAGCGAATTATCGGGGTTATTGCGGTGCAGGACTACCAGAAGGCCGACGCCTACGCGCCCACCGACATTGAGATTCTGCACTTCATTTCCAACCAGGTGGCTCTAGCCATTGAGCGCAAGCGCAACGAAGTCCAGATTCAGAAGCAGAATGCCCGCCTGAACGCCATCTTCGAGAGCGGCTCCCACCTCATGTGGTCGGTGGATACCCACTCCCGGCTTTCGTCGTTCAACCGCAACTACGCGGCCTATTTCCTGCGGCGCAATGGTGTGTACCCGGCCCTGAACATCAACCTCTGGCAGGCTGATGTGGCTTTAATGGAGCAGGACGCCCGGGAGGCCTTCATTCACAACTACCGCAAGGCCTTCCAGGGCCATCCGCAGCGGTTTGAAGTGCGCCTGCGCGACGCCCGGGGCCTCGATACCTGGCGCGAAATCTACCTCAACCCCATTTACCTCGACGACGGTTCGTTCGAGGAAATTTCAGGTATTGCCCACGACATCACCGACCAGAAGCGCAGCCAGTTGGAGCTGGTGGCCCAGGAAGAGAAGTTTCGGGCCATTTTCGAATCGTTTCAGGACGTATACTACCGCACCGATGGGCGCGGCATTATTACGCTGCTCAGCCCCTCGGTGCTGGACATGCTCGGTTACACGCCCGAAGAGGCCATTGGCCACTACATCGGCGACTATTACCTGTACCCATTGGAACGAGCTACGCTGCTGGAAGAAGTGCGCCGGAACGGAGAGGCCCGCAACTTCGAAATTGCCATGCGCCACAAGGAAGGCCACTCGGTGAGCGTGCTGGTGAATGCCCGTCAGGTACCCGGCGACGGAGAAGGCGGCACCGAGGGCATTGCGCGCGACATTACGGGCCTCAAGCAGATGCAAAGCGACCTGCGCCGGGCCAAGGAAGCCGCCGAGCAGGCCCTGGAGGCCAAAACGCTGTTCCTGGCCAACATGAGCCACGAGCTGCGCACGCCCATGAACGGCATCATTGGGATGATTGACCTGCTGCACCAGACGGTTTCCTCGGAGGAGCAGGAGGAGTACGTGGATACGCTGCGCAAGTCGTCGGATGCGCTGATGGCCATCCTGAACGATATTCTGGATCTGTCCAAGATTCAGGCCGGTAAGCTCCAGCTCAGCGAGTCGGGCATCGACCTGCACTATACGCTGGATAAGATTCACTCCCTGTTTGCCAACCGCGCCAACCAGAAGCACCTCACCTTCACTTACCACATTGCATCCCACACGCCGCGCTTCATCATTACCGATGAAACCCGGCTGCTGCAGATTCTGAGCAACCTCACCTCCAACGCCATCAAATTCACCGCCCAGGGCACCGTCAGCATCGTGGTTTCGTCTACGGTGACGGATGGGGAGGAGCATTTGCTGCGTTTTGCTGTACAAGATTCGGGCATTGGCATTTCCGAAGACAACGAGAAACTGCTCTTTACCAACTTCACTCAGCTCGACACTACCCCCACCAAAGCCTTCGGTGGTACCGGGCTGGGCCTAGCCATCAGCAAGCAGCTGGCCGAATTGCTGGGCGGCGAAATCGGGGTGTATTCCAACGTGGGCGAAGGCTCCACGTTCTGGTTTACAATGCAGTGCCGGGTCGCCCTCAATGAGGCTGAAATTGTGCAGGAGCGCCTCACTGCCCGGGAGCGGCCACAGGAAGTAGTTCGCTTCGAATCAATGCCGCGCATCCTGCTCGTTGATGACAACCCCATCAACCAAAAAGTGGCCACCCGCCTGCTCGATAAGCTGGGCTGCGACATTGTTATTGCCTCCGATGGATTTGAAGCTATCAGCCGGGCCACTGCTCCCACGGCGCGCTACGACCTGATTTTCATGGATATCCAGATGCCGGAAATGGACGGCGTGACGGCCATGAAGGAAATTCGGCAGCGCCTCGGTGCTGCCTGTCCACCCATTGTGGCCATGACGGCCTACTCCATGAAAGAAGATGCCGAGCGGTTTGTGCAGCAGGGCATGGACGACTACGTTTCGAAGCCCGTGAAGAGCCAGGACCTGTACACCATTCTGCGCCGCTGGATGGCCGGTCCGCCCCTGGCCGACTCGCTTAAAAGCACCGCCGCCACCCCTGCCACCACCGAACCGGTCCTAGCCCCCGCCCCCGCCGATTGCATTGATCTTGATGTGGTGGAGCAGTTGCGCCAACTGGGCGGTGGCGAGTTTGCGGCCCAGCTCTACGCCGATTTCGAACAGGAAGCCGGCGAAGTACTAGCCGAAGCCTCGGCGCTGGTGGCCGCTGGGCAGTACGAACAGATTTTACCACATTTGCACCAGTTGAAAGGCACCGGATTCACACTGGGCATTCGGAACGTGGCGGAAAGTGCGAAAGACCTGGAACATGAGTTGAAAAACGGCCGTACGGAAACGGCTCCGGAATCATTTCAACAATTACTTGGTTTTTTTGCACAATTTAAGGCTGCATATCCCGTCCTTACGCAGGCTCCTTAA
- a CDS encoding glycosyltransferase, with translation MPPRLVFTVTTDLNYDQRMQRICGSLAQAGYEVLLIGREWPASQPLTPQPYRQQRLRCWCNKGKLFYLEYNLRLLRFLLGQRAAAWCAIDLDTALPVWLRALLAGQPFVYDAHELFTEVPEVVARPQVQRIWRAIEDFIVPRAALVYTVGPALARVFEQRHGRPVAVVRNISRLSAEALLPAPLATPEGGFILYQGALNAGRGLEPLLEAMPQVRGRLVICGEGDLSQELREQAARLGLLQSGQVEFRGYVLPAELRELTRHATVGLNLLENLGLSYYYSLANKFFDYLHAGVPQVVIDFPEYRALNDQYDVADLVPDVQPATLASALNRLLPGGDSARYHQLAENCRQARPLLSWQHEEQQLLRLYAALLPSFIPSVS, from the coding sequence GTGCCGCCACGTCTGGTTTTTACCGTCACCACCGACCTCAACTACGACCAGCGGATGCAGCGCATCTGCGGCTCGCTGGCCCAGGCTGGCTATGAGGTGCTGCTGATTGGCCGGGAGTGGCCCGCCTCGCAGCCACTCACACCCCAGCCATACCGCCAGCAGCGGCTGCGCTGCTGGTGCAATAAGGGTAAGCTGTTTTACCTGGAGTACAACCTGCGGCTGCTACGGTTTCTGCTGGGGCAGCGTGCCGCCGCCTGGTGTGCCATTGACCTAGATACGGCCCTGCCAGTGTGGCTCCGGGCCCTGCTGGCCGGCCAACCGTTCGTGTATGATGCTCATGAGCTGTTCACGGAAGTACCGGAGGTAGTGGCCCGCCCGCAGGTGCAGCGTATCTGGCGCGCCATCGAAGATTTCATTGTGCCCCGGGCTGCCTTGGTGTATACCGTAGGGCCAGCCCTGGCCCGGGTGTTTGAGCAGCGCCACGGCCGGCCGGTAGCGGTGGTACGCAACATCAGTCGGCTAAGTGCCGAGGCGTTACTGCCCGCGCCCCTCGCTACACCCGAAGGCGGCTTTATCTTATACCAAGGCGCGCTGAACGCCGGGCGGGGGCTTGAGCCACTGCTGGAGGCCATGCCGCAGGTGCGCGGCCGGCTGGTTATCTGCGGCGAAGGCGACCTGTCACAGGAGCTGCGGGAGCAGGCTGCCCGGCTGGGGTTGCTGCAAAGCGGGCAGGTTGAGTTCCGGGGCTACGTGCTGCCAGCGGAGCTGCGGGAACTGACGCGCCACGCTACCGTAGGGCTCAACCTGCTCGAAAACCTGGGCTTGAGCTACTATTACTCCCTGGCTAATAAGTTTTTCGATTACCTCCACGCCGGCGTGCCCCAGGTAGTCATCGACTTTCCTGAGTACCGGGCCCTCAACGACCAGTACGATGTAGCCGACCTTGTGCCGGATGTGCAGCCCGCTACCCTGGCGTCGGCCCTCAACCGTTTGCTGCCCGGTGGCGACTCGGCCCGCTACCACCAGCTGGCCGAAAACTGCCGCCAGGCGCGTCCCTTACTGAGCTGGCAGCACGAAGAGCAACAGCTGCTTCGGCTGTACGCCGCTCTGCTGCCGTCGTTTATTCCATCTGTTTCATGA